A window of the Clupea harengus chromosome 8, Ch_v2.0.2, whole genome shotgun sequence genome harbors these coding sequences:
- the LOC105896058 gene encoding scavenger receptor cysteine-rich domain-containing group B protein, with translation MRVQDCMCRRRRLGACVLLSLLGCLLLLSITVLLQYGDVKVTRRSTPTNHTTRRPMHSQVRLVNGQNRCEGRVEIHYNDTWGTVCDDDWDMVDANVVCRQLECGLAVAVGSSSRFGQGTGPILLDNVDCKGGEPDLAQCGSLGWGIHNCYHYEDVAITCKGMVGPGSRGALVDATTPSRRKSGLRDGTIRLVGGANNCEGRVEIYYQGNWGTVCDDDWGIKDAGVVCQQIGCGQGVAAHTNAYFGYGTGLILLDNINCNGYESHLDTCYSLGWGIHNCGHHEDAGVICSGSESTTPVPSVNTDRSFPLNGSTPVTDTDTELASTATPPTTTTTTTTTVSTTTKPKPTIRVVNGNSSCKGRVEVFHNNLWGTVCDDEWDMDNARVVCRQLGCGPPIAAKQLAYFGYGSGPIMLDNVDCIGNERQLIDCFNLGWLQHNCGHHEDAGVICSPFTEFLGIGRDFGMTVKMPTATGPARMPTASTPQGLVRLSHGQHQCEGRVELFSQGAWGTVCDDAWDLPDAQVVCRQVGCGEATVARGQSYFGPGAGLIVMDNLKCTGTEATLNECSHIAWNVHNCDHSEDAGVTCSLS, from the exons ATGCGTGTTCAGGACTGCATGTGCAGGCGTCGGAGGCTGGGTGCCTGTGTGCTGCTCTCGCTGCTGGGCTGCCTACTCCTTCTGTCCATCACTGTCCTGCTGCAGTATg GAGATGTCAAAGTAACAAGAAGATCCACACCCA ctaaCCACACCACAAGAAGGCCCATGCACTCTCAAG TGCGCCTGGTGAATGGGCAGAACCGGTGTGAGGGTCGCGTGGAGATCCACTACAACGACACGTGGGGTACGGTCTGCGACGACGACTGGGACATGGTGGACGCCAACGTGGTGTGCCGCCAACTTGAGTGCGGGCTGGCGGTGGCCGTGGGCAGCAGCTCCCGGTTCGGCCAGGGCACCGGACCCATCCTCCTGGACAACGTGGACTGCAAGGGGGGCGAGCCAGACCTGGCTCAGTGCGGCAGCCTGGGCTGGGGAATCCACAACTGCTACCACTACGAAGACGTGGCCATCACCTGCAAAG GCATGGTTGGGCCAGGGTCTCGAGGAGCCCTCGTGGATGCAACCACCCCGTCACGCCGCAAGTCTGGCTTAC GAGATGGTACCATCCGTCTTGTCGGAGGAGCGAACAACTGCGAGGGAAGGGTGGAGATCTATTACCAAGGCAACTGGGGAACGGTCTGTGATGACGACTGGGGCATAAAAGATGCCGGCGTGGTGTGTCAGCAGATCGGATGCGGCCAAGGAGTCGCCGCTCACACTAATGCCTACTTTGGTTACGGGACCGGGCTGATTCTGCTGGACAATATAAACTGCAATGGCTATGAGAGCCACCTTGATACCTGCTACAGCCTGGGCTGGGGCATCCATAACTGTGGCCATCACGAGGATGCTGGAGTCATATGCTCAG GATCGGAGTCCACTACCCCTGTGCCATCTGTGAACACCGACAGATCATTCCCTCTTAATGGGTCAACTCCAG tcacagatacagacacagagttaGCATCCACAGCAACACCacctactaccactactactaccactactactgtAAGCACCACAACTAAAC cTAAGCCTACCATCCGTGTGGTGAATGGTAACAGTAGTTGCAAGGGCCGCGTGGAGGTGTTCCACAACAACCTGTGGGGGACGGTGTGCGATGACGAATGGGACATGGACAACGCCCGGGTGGTGTGCCGACAGCTGGGCTGCGGGCCGCCCATCGCGGCCAAGCAGCTGGCCTACTTTGGCTACGGCTCGGGCCCCATCATGCTGGACAACGTGGACTGCATCGGCAACGAGCGCCAGCTCATCGATTGCTTCAACCTGGGCTGGCTCCAACACAACTGTGGCCACCACGAGGACGCTGGAGTCATCTGCTcac CCTTCACTGAGTTTCTGGGGATAGGGAGAGACTTCGGCATGACTGTGAAGATGCCCACGGCTACAGGGCCTGCCAGGATGCCCACGGCCTCGACTCCACAGG gtctcGTAAGGCTTTCCCACGGCCAGCACCAGTGTGAGGGCCGTGTGGAGCTGTTCTCACAGGGGGCGTGGGGCACGGTGTGCGACGACGCGTGGGACCTCCCGGACGCCCAGGTGGTGTGCAGGCAGGTGGGCTGCGGCGAGGCCACGGTGGCCAGGGGCCAGTCCTACTTCGGGCCGGGCGCCGGCCTCATCGTCATGGACAATCTCAAGTGCACGGGGACGGAGGCCACCCTCAACGAATGCTCCCACATAGCGTGGAACGTCCACAATTGCGACCACTCGGAGGACGCAGGCGTCACCTGCTCGCTGTCGTGA